The Methanosarcina acetivorans C2A genome includes the window TTTAGCATTACCAGAAAAAGAAATCAGAGATATTAATAATCAATTGACAACGTGGAGAATTTTGAAATGAAGTCTTAGATCTAATCAGAAATGTCTTGTGACCTAATACTTTTGTAATTGATAAATGAGCAACCGGAAAAAAATTCGATAATTGTAGATCTTCGTAAGTTGTACCAGAAAATCCCATAAGAATTAACTTGAACATTAAGCATTTGGAAGGGAAATGATAGCTGTTTGTGATATGTAATTTTCTGATTATTCATTTGATTTTCATGTTGGGAGATAGTGTTTCGTAATTGAATGATAACTTTTTAAATCTGTGGCTCATAGAATATTAAAGATTATCTGCTATCTTATTCTCTTCCAAATTTAACTAAATTATTACAATCAAAGCGTACTTAGATTTCACACACAATTATATATTTATATAAATTAAAATATGATCTTTTATTGTTAGTGATTGCAGGAATATAGTAAAATAAACTCATGGTCACAAAAGGGAATCCAAAAAGGGAATATGAACGCTAAAGTGGAACAAACCCCAGCAACGAATCAAAATCTTGTTCTCAGTGTAGATAATAATGGTACTATTATTCACTCAAATGAAGCGAGTGAGCCTATATTAAAAGAATGGGGTGTAAGTGTAGGAGAAAAACTACCTTCGAGTATCGTAGATCTTGTACAAAGGGTAATCTCCCGAAATAGCCCTGAGAAAACTGAAGTTAAAGTGGGAAATAAGCTATATTTGGTTGTTTTTTCTCCCTTACCTGAAGAACAACGCGTAAGTATCTCTGGATTCGATATAAGTGACCAGAAAGAATTCGAAAAGGGTATGGTAAGTGAAACTCGAGAGAAAGCAGAACGGGATACCTTGGTGGAAGAATTAAGGAAGAGCGAAAAGAAGTACCGCACTCTCTTCGACACGATTGACGAAGGCTTCTGTGTGATCGAAGTGTTGTTTGATGAAGCAGACTGCCCTATTGACTACCGCTTTCTGGAAATCAACGCCTCTTTCGAGAGGCAGACAGGCATCAAGAACGCTGTTGGGCGACGGATGCGAGAGATTGCCCCCGAGCACGAAGAGCATTGGTTTCAGATCTACGGGAACGTCGCCCTAACGGGCGAGCCCGTACGCTTCGAGAATCCGGCTATTGCTCTCGGTCACTTCTACGACGTCTACGCCTTTCGCACCGGCGATCCCGATCACCGGCGGGTAGGTATCCTCTTCAACGACATCGCCAAGCGCAAGCGGGCAGAGGAGATGCTGCGGGAGAGCGCGGAGAGGCAGGCGTTCCTGCTGCAGCTCTCCGACGCCCTGCGGCCGCTCTTCGATCCTATCGAGATCCAGGCGGTGGCAACCCGCGTCCTCGGCGAGCACCTGGGCATCGCCCGCGTGGCCTACGGGGAGGTCACGGATGATGATACGTTCATCGTCTTCGAACGCAACTACGTCGCGCCTGGCGTCCCGTTGGTCACCGGTAGGTTCCGGATGGCCGACTTTGGTCCGAGCCTCCTCTCTGCGCTAAAAGAGGGGCGCACCATCGTCGTGCCGGACCTCGCATCCTCGACCGAACTTTCGGAGGCTGAACGGTCGGGATACGCGAATCTTGGCATTGCCTCCCTGATGGGGGTGCCGCTGGTCAAGGGCGGCCGGTTTGTGGCGGAGCTCGTCGTCCATCATACTGCCCCACGACAGTGGTCTCCAGCGGAGGTAGCACTCATCGAGGAGACGGCTGAGCGTACTTGGGCGGCGGTCGAACGGGCAAAAGCCGAAGAAGCTTTGAAAGAGAGTGAAGAGCGTTTTAGAACACTTAGTGAAACATCCCCAATTGGGGTAGGTGTGAGCTCAGCAGAGAGCAAAATTATTTACACCAATCCTGCATATGATCGGATTTTAGGTTATAATCCTAGCGAGCTTATCGGTAGGAACTCCACGGATGTCTATTGGAACCCCGAAGAGAGAAAGTCATGGTGTCGTACTTTGAAAGATAAGGGAGTAGTCCGGGATTTTGAGACAAAGTTCAAGAAAAAGGATGGTACGCCAGTTTGGGTTTCCATAAATACTTCACCTATTTCCTTTGGGGGCAGGAAAGCAGCGATGGGTACGATTCAGGATATCAGCGAGCGCAAGCAGGCCGAGGAGGCGCTACGCGAATCAGAACTAAAATTCCGTACCTTATCAAACACTTTAGAAGAGAAAGTTAAAGAACGTACAGTTGAGCTTGAGAAAGCTTATAAGTTTTTGCAAGAAATCGATATTATTCGCAAACAGGAAATTCACCATCGCATTAAGAACAATCTTCAGGTTATTTCTTCCCTTCTCGACCTTCAGGCTGAAAAGTTTAGAGGCAAGAAGAATATTGAAGATTCAAAAATTCTGGAAGCTTTCAAAGAAAGTCAAGACCGTGTCATTTCTATGGCTCTTATCCATGAGGAATTACACAAAAGTGGAGAAATCGATACTCTTAACTTTTCTGCATATATACACGAACTTTCTGGTAATTTATTTCTCTCCTATAGGCTTGGAAATGATGGCATAAGCCTGGATATGGATATAGAAGAAGACATTTTCTTTGATATGGATACATCTGTTCCACTAGGTATGATCGTTAATGAACTTGTCTCCAATTCTCTAAAACATGCATTTTCTGACAGGGATAAAGGAGAAATTAGAATTAAGCTCCACAGAAAGAAAAATAGAGAATCCGATATAGAAGACTGCTGTATCGCTTTCATTCTGTCTGTTTCAGACAATGGTATAGGTATTCCAAAAGATCTTGAAATCGAAGATATTGAAAGTCTGGGGCTTCAGTTGGTAACTACTCTCATAGACCAGTTAGATGGGGAACTTGAGCTGAAAAGGGATGATGGGACTGAGTTCATTGTTAGGTTTTCTATCACAGAAAGGGATAATCAGGCAAATTCTCCAACACAACAGTTTAATGAGTTTTGAGGTACCTATTAAATATTTTTTAAATTTAATATAAATTCCAGCTGCACACTTTCGTAGGAAGATTGAAACACTTTAACCTAATTTAGAAAATAAGAAGTAAATATATTTATAACTAAATTCAGGTCTTCAAATACCCTAATTATTTTTTGAAGTAAAATTCTTACTCTGTCAAGTCTACGGAAGCTAAAGAATTTTTCCAGCTACGGTTAAACGTAAAAATGCCCATCCTCCGCCAACCGGACAGAACTTCAAATACTTTTTGGTAACTGAATAATTGCCCAACAATTTTTTCTTTTCTATTTATCACATAAACTTTTTTTCCATTAGGAGTTACTGTATCTCCGTAAGAAAATATTCCTACATGTATCGTGGCAATAACAGTAAGTTATTGTGTCTATAATTGAAACAATGTTATAAACAGAGTCAGTCACATATACTCTTTTTCCGTCTACAGTTGCTGCAAATGCCAAATATGTTAAAATTCCATTCTCCAGCAGAAAAATCTACTTCATTTGACATTCGATCCACAATTTCAGAAATCATGGGGTCTGTGCAGTCATTGATGCTTTTGCATTGGAGGCAAACCAGATGCGCGTGTGGCTCCATATTGGGATCAAATCTGGCCTGATCTTTCTCTAAATTGAATTCCTGGATCAAACCTACCTCTTTCAAGATTTGAACAGTTTTATATATTGTTGCAAGACTGACTGTTGGATAGACCTTCTTGACCTCGCTATAAATTCTCTGAGCCGTTGGATGGGCATGATTGTGGAGAACAAATTGACCGATCGCTATTCTCTGGGGTGTAGCCTTGTATCCTTTTCCGCGCAGAGCTTTGATTATGAGTGGGTCTGAGTCCTGAAGGTTACTCATAGTTTATTATTAAGTAATAATCAATCTTAAATAGATTTGTGTTATATAGTTGAATATCGAACTGGAATGAGTTCTTTGGGGAAGTAAACCATTAGACTATCAAAACAGCATGTAAGAATTTTCAAGCTCTTGGAAAGTAGACCTAAATTAATCACTCTGGCAATCGGCACTCAAATCTCCCAAGAGGAGACAAGATTGAAGAGATTGCATACTAGAGATTTGGTCTTGAATTTTTAGTCAATGGGAGGTAACGTTATGACTGACGACAAAATGAATTCTGTAACGAGCGGAGCAAACAAACAAGAAACCGGTAGAGACATGTCGAACCGCGACTGGTGGCCGAACCATTTGAAGCTTGAGATCCTGCACCAGCATTCCTCCAAGTCCAACCCGATGGGCGAGGACTTCAATTACGCGAAGGAGTTCAAGAGCCTAGATCTGGCGGCTGTGAAAAAAGATCTTGCGGCGCTGATGACCGATTCGCAGGACTGGTGGCCGGCGGATTTTGGCCATTATGGCCCTTTGTTTATTCGCATGGCATGGCACAGCGCAGGCACTTATCGCGCCGGTGACGGCCGCGGCGGCGGCGGTAGAGGCCAGCAACGCTTCGCGCCGCTCAACAGTTGGCCGGACAATGTCAACCTGGACAAAGCGCGTCGTCTGCTCTGGCCGATCAAGCAGAAGTATGGCCGGAAAATTTCATGGGCCGACCTTATGATTCTTACGGGCAACGTCGCAATGGAAACTATGGGATTCAAAACGTTTGGTTTCGGGGGCGGTCGCGAGGACGTCTGGGAGCCGGACCAGGACGTCTATTGGGGCTCTGAGGACACGTGGCTGGGTGATGAACGCTACACCGGCGACCGGGACCTCGAAAATCCGCTCGCTGCCGTGCAGATGGGGCTGATCTATGTCAATCCGGAAGGCCCGAACGGCAATCCGGATCCGATAGCGGCGGCCAAAGATATCCGCGAGGTTTTCGCTCGCATGGCCATGAACGACGAAGAGACCGTTGCGCTCATCGCTGGCGGTCACGCCTTCGGAAAAACCCACGGTGCCGGCCCTGCGTCCCATGTCGGGCCTGAGCCAGAAGCGGCCAGTATCGAGGCGCAAGGTCTCGGTTGGAAGAGCAGCTTCGGCACTGGCAAAGGCGATGACACGATCACCGGCGGCCTGGAGGTCACCTGGACCAACACACCAACGAAGTGGAGTAACAACTTCTTCAGGATCCTGTTCGGCTACGAGTGGGAATTGACGAAGAGCCCGGCCGGTGCATATCAGTGGAAACCTAAAGGTGGCGCAGGTGCCGGCACGATTCCGGACGCCCACGACCCTTCCAAGCGTCACGCGCCAAGCATGATGACCACTGACCTTTCCTTGAGGTTCGACCCCGTCTACGAAAAGATTTCAAGGCACTTCTACGAGAACCCGGGTCAATTAGCGGACTCATTCGCCCGCGCATGGTTCAAGCTGACTCACCGCGACATGGGTCCGCGCGCCCGCTATCTCGGTCCGGAGGTTCCTGCCGAAGAGCTCATCTGGCAAGACCCAATCCCCGCGGTCAATCACGAGTTGATCGATGAGAAGGATATTGCCTTCCTCAAGGACAGGATCCTTGCCTCAGGGCTGTCGATCTCGCAACTGGTTTCGACCGCCTGGGTGTCGGCGTCCACCTTCCGTGGCTCCGACAAACGTGGCGGTGCAAACGGCGCACGAATTCGCCTCGCGCCGCAGAAGGATTGGGAAGTCAACCAACCAGCCGAACTGGCGAAAGTGCTGAACACTCTCGAGGGTATCCAGAGCGAGTTCAACAGCGCGGCCTCCGGTGGCAAGAAGGTATCGCTTGCTGACCTGATAGTTCTGGCTGGTTGTGCAGGCGTCGAGCAGGCTGCGAAGAATGCTGGTTACGATGTGACTGTTCCCTTCTTGCCGGGGCGCATGGATGCCTTGCAGGAGCAGACCGATGTTGTCTCCTTCGCTTTACTCGAACCGATCGCGGATGGCTTCCGCAACTATCTCAAGGCCCAGTACCCCTTACCGGCCGAGGAGTTGCTGGTTGACAAGGCGCAATTGCTGACTCTGACCGCACCAGAGATGACGGTGCTTGTTGGCGGCATGCGCGTGCTGAACACCAACTTCGGACATACCCAGCACGGCGTTTTTACCCAGAAGCCGGAAGCGCTAACCAACGACTTCTTCGTGAACCTGCTCGACATGGGTACGGAATGGAAGGCGGTATCGGACGTCAAGGACATATTTGAAGGGTGCGATCGCAAGACTGGCGAAGTCAAGTGGACCGGCACGCGTGTCGATCTCATCTTCGGTTCTAACTCCCAGCTCCGGGCTCTTGCCGAGGTCTACGGAAGCGCGGATGCGCAGGAGAAGTTTGTTCAGGACTTCGTGGCGGCCTGGACCAAGGTAATGAACCTTGATCGCTTCGACCTAGCCTGATCGAGTAGAAATGTCTTCAAGGGCTTGAAGATCTTCAAAACAAAAGACTTTACCCAGGCTGGAGAAAGGTATCGGTCGCTTGACAAGATAGGGCAGGAACATATGATTGGTAAACTTGTGGGCGACCTGAGCCACGTCACCATTCCAGCTATTCAGAGACGTGAAAACGAAAACTCACGGCAGGCTGATGAGACTTTGCAGCATCTGTAGATCCAGAAGGAGTTCGAGGATATATTGAAATAAGAGACTTTTTATTATTTTCTGGTTTTTCGTTTTCCCTCTATATCGTGCAAAACAATAAAATTTTAATTATATTGATATATTTTTTCTATTTATGGGAAAAGGAAACATTGCAATAGATAAATCAATGATAAAAACGATAGTTGACGGCAAAATAATAATTCCTTTGCCAAAAGTTTTGGTTGGAAATCGATACTATCCCATGTTCTCTATATTCTCCCCTACTCAGTGTGATAGTTGTGGAAGTAAATTACATGTTAACTCTCATCACACTCGTTTTATTATATCACGTTACGGCACTATATCTCTCAATGTTACATACTGGCTTTGTCCCACTTGTAAGAAACATTATCATGATCAGGTTATTGGTGTTCAGGGTTCTGCAAATTACAGTTCTGAATATTATGATACACAAATAAATGTCAGATACGATGGACGATGCAGTCTGCACAATTCTCGGCGAATTGGGGAAACATATACAGAAGGAGTAATAAATGTCTGTGGAAGAGCTCCTTGTCCCACTTCATTGTGGTTATATGAACAGAAACTAGCAAAACTTTCAAAGCAAGAACTTTTGAACCAAGGAGTTAGCTTTGAAGAAACATTGTATGTTGATGGGAATTGGATCAAGAATGGATGGAAAAAAAAGCTTGAAGAATTTATTGGAACGAAACTCACAAAGAAAGAATGGAAAAAAATGCGATATAAATCTGTTTACGTTGTTGCTACCAAAGAGAAGGTCATTTTAGATTTTGAAGTAACTGAGAGGTTACCAACAATTGAGGCTCTGATGCCTCTTTTTATACGAATAAAGAACCGATTTCCTGAAGATAAAATCAAAAAGATTGTTTCTGATGAGGATAAAGCGATCATTGGAGCCGTAAAAATGGTCTTTCCTGAAGTGACTCATTCTTTTTGTGTGTTTCATCAATTAAAAAACGTTAGTAAGAGGTATTATGAGGAATTCAGTTCTATTGAAGAGATTCCAGATAACGATAAGATTACCTACAATGAGATATCTCAATTGATACTTTCTGATACGGTTATCAGTGCTGTTGCGCATATTCAGAAGATACGAGAATTTAACTCTGATCTTGAACTTTCTGAAGCGTCTCATAAAGCGATTTCTTATGCCGAAGAGATTTTCAGCAAGAATGTGAGCTTCTTGAAAAAAGGTTTTACACCTGAGACAGATAATACAATGGAACAGATATTTTCTTTGATATGTGATATAGTAGACAAAGCGAGGTCATTCAAAACCAATAATGGACTAACTAATTTTTGTTACAATCTATTTACTTTTTTCAACAAACGGTGTTTCAGCACTGGAAAATGGAAAGGTTTCTCACCTTTAATGAGAGCAAGATTCCAATATGGATAATGCTAGAATTGGAGAATAATTAGTTCTTAAACTTGATGGCTTATAGCTGTAGCTGTCGGAAATTCCCACAAAAATAGTTCCACAATTTGGAAAATTTTGGTGGATGCTTGTGTGAATGAATCAACATTTTTAAATGAGTGAATTGATTTGCTCAAATTGGGATAAAATTTTGTGGTTGTCTTGAGATTGAAGAAAAACCAGAAAAAATTAAAAAGACTCTGAAATAAAGAAGGCTATCCTCGAATTCTCTATTTTTTATCGCGGAATTGTCCATTGATTGCACTCACTTTGGCTTCTGGGTTGCCTGATTGTTATGCTAGATTACTATTTCCGCAAGTTAACAATCTCTATGAATCAACGACCCCACTCTTGTTTTCCCGTCAGATGTCTCATAAATCCCTGGAATTGATCAAAAAACTACAGAGGCACTTTAACTCATGGGAATAAGCAAAGTTGAAGAGCTTGCGAACTGCGATATCCAGAGGCTTACTGAAAGGTTCGGGAAAATGGGTCTCCGGTTGAAACAGGCGGCACATGGTCTGGATTTCAGTGAAATTGAGGAAAGTGGGGAAGCTATAAAATCAATTATCTGGAGCAGTACTTTTAAGGAGAACACAAACGATCCAATAAAAATAGCGGGGTATTTAGAGATGCTTGCTGAGAGCGTGCACAAATCTCTCTTTAAGCATCGATTATATTTTTTAAGATCTCCGGCCCCCCTCCTTCCCAAAAATTCGGTAATTTTCGGAGGCTGGAAATGTTAAGGAAGGTATGCACTCCATCTGGAGTGAATCATTAGCTGAAGAACTTGATCTGAGTCAGAGTATCCAGTATGTATTATTATAGAACCTAATATTATAGAATGTAATATTATATCACTATAATCGATTAAT containing:
- a CDS encoding PAS domain S-box protein; translated protein: MNAKVEQTPATNQNLVLSVDNNGTIIHSNEASEPILKEWGVSVGEKLPSSIVDLVQRVISRNSPEKTEVKVGNKLYLVVFSPLPEEQRVSISGFDISDQKEFEKGMVSETREKAERDTLVEELRKSEKKYRTLFDTIDEGFCVIEVLFDEADCPIDYRFLEINASFERQTGIKNAVGRRMREIAPEHEEHWFQIYGNVALTGEPVRFENPAIALGHFYDVYAFRTGDPDHRRVGILFNDIAKRKRAEEMLRESAERQAFLLQLSDALRPLFDPIEIQAVATRVLGEHLGIARVAYGEVTDDDTFIVFERNYVAPGVPLVTGRFRMADFGPSLLSALKEGRTIVVPDLASSTELSEAERSGYANLGIASLMGVPLVKGGRFVAELVVHHTAPRQWSPAEVALIEETAERTWAAVERAKAEEALKESEERFRTLSETSPIGVGVSSAESKIIYTNPAYDRILGYNPSELIGRNSTDVYWNPEERKSWCRTLKDKGVVRDFETKFKKKDGTPVWVSINTSPISFGGRKAAMGTIQDISERKQAEEALRESELKFRTLSNTLEEKVKERTVELEKAYKFLQEIDIIRKQEIHHRIKNNLQVISSLLDLQAEKFRGKKNIEDSKILEAFKESQDRVISMALIHEELHKSGEIDTLNFSAYIHELSGNLFLSYRLGNDGISLDMDIEEDIFFDMDTSVPLGMIVNELVSNSLKHAFSDRDKGEIRIKLHRKKNRESDIEDCCIAFILSVSDNGIGIPKDLEIEDIESLGLQLVTTLIDQLDGELELKRDDGTEFIVRFSITERDNQANSPTQQFNEF
- a CDS encoding Fur family transcriptional regulator, translated to MSNLQDSDPLIIKALRGKGYKATPQRIAIGQFVLHNHAHPTAQRIYSEVKKVYPTVSLATIYKTVQILKEVGLIQEFNLEKDQARFDPNMEPHAHLVCLQCKSINDCTDPMISEIVDRMSNEVDFSAGEWNFNIFGICSNCRRKKSICD
- the katG gene encoding catalase/peroxidase HPI, translated to MTDDKMNSVTSGANKQETGRDMSNRDWWPNHLKLEILHQHSSKSNPMGEDFNYAKEFKSLDLAAVKKDLAALMTDSQDWWPADFGHYGPLFIRMAWHSAGTYRAGDGRGGGGRGQQRFAPLNSWPDNVNLDKARRLLWPIKQKYGRKISWADLMILTGNVAMETMGFKTFGFGGGREDVWEPDQDVYWGSEDTWLGDERYTGDRDLENPLAAVQMGLIYVNPEGPNGNPDPIAAAKDIREVFARMAMNDEETVALIAGGHAFGKTHGAGPASHVGPEPEAASIEAQGLGWKSSFGTGKGDDTITGGLEVTWTNTPTKWSNNFFRILFGYEWELTKSPAGAYQWKPKGGAGAGTIPDAHDPSKRHAPSMMTTDLSLRFDPVYEKISRHFYENPGQLADSFARAWFKLTHRDMGPRARYLGPEVPAEELIWQDPIPAVNHELIDEKDIAFLKDRILASGLSISQLVSTAWVSASTFRGSDKRGGANGARIRLAPQKDWEVNQPAELAKVLNTLEGIQSEFNSAASGGKKVSLADLIVLAGCAGVEQAAKNAGYDVTVPFLPGRMDALQEQTDVVSFALLEPIADGFRNYLKAQYPLPAEELLVDKAQLLTLTAPEMTVLVGGMRVLNTNFGHTQHGVFTQKPEALTNDFFVNLLDMGTEWKAVSDVKDIFEGCDRKTGEVKWTGTRVDLIFGSNSQLRALAEVYGSADAQEKFVQDFVAAWTKVMNLDRFDLA
- a CDS encoding catalase-related domain-containing protein, which gives rise to MKIFKTKDFTQAGERYRSLDKIGQEHMIGKLVGDLSHVTIPAIQRRENENSRQADETLQHL
- a CDS encoding transposase, translated to MGKGNIAIDKSMIKTIVDGKIIIPLPKVLVGNRYYPMFSIFSPTQCDSCGSKLHVNSHHTRFIISRYGTISLNVTYWLCPTCKKHYHDQVIGVQGSANYSSEYYDTQINVRYDGRCSLHNSRRIGETYTEGVINVCGRAPCPTSLWLYEQKLAKLSKQELLNQGVSFEETLYVDGNWIKNGWKKKLEEFIGTKLTKKEWKKMRYKSVYVVATKEKVILDFEVTERLPTIEALMPLFIRIKNRFPEDKIKKIVSDEDKAIIGAVKMVFPEVTHSFCVFHQLKNVSKRYYEEFSSIEEIPDNDKITYNEISQLILSDTVISAVAHIQKIREFNSDLELSEASHKAISYAEEIFSKNVSFLKKGFTPETDNTMEQIFSLICDIVDKARSFKTNNGLTNFCYNLFTFFNKRCFSTGKWKGFSPLMRARFQYG
- a CDS encoding DNA polymerase Y family protein; this encodes MGISKVEELANCDIQRLTERFGKMGLRLKQAAHGLDFSEIEESGEAIKSIIWSSTFKENTNDPIKIAGYLEMLAESVHKSLFKHRLYFLRSPAPLLPKNSVIFGGWKC